TTTGATTCATTTTTAATATCCTCCTTGAAATGGGGGTCGATCGTTTTCCTATTTTTTAAAAGGTCCAATTCTAAAGTTCAGTTCTTCTTCATGGTCTTCACTAGGAAATAACTCATCTGAGAATCTTTCTGTAATTTTACAATTCGTTTGATGTTCGCGGGCCATCCCTTTAAACAGGGATTGAGAGGCTTCATTCGATGGGGTAACAGTGGCCTCAAGATAATGAACATCTGCACAAGCAGGTCTGTTCATTAGTTCGTTTAACAATTTTGATGCTATCCCTTTTCCTCTCTGAGAAGAATCTACACCTATTTGCCAAACAAACACCACATCTGGGTGATTGGGAGGAATTAAGGCAGTTACAAATCCTACTAATTTATCTCTCTCTTTAGCTACTACACAAGTCTCTGCGTAAAACTCACTCATTAACAAGTACTTGTAAACAGAATTCTGATCAAGCGTGGAATTGTCCACTAGTTCCCACATTGCTCTTCCGTCTTCCAGCGTTGGAATGGAAAATGTAATGGTTTCTGCTTTTCCAGGTAAATCTGTTGCTGTAGAACTAATCATTGTTTCTCCTTTCGTCACACGTAATGGTAAAACTAATGGTACGTCATATATGGTATAAAGCATGGAAAAAATAAGCAAACCAATTAAATGCGGTTATATCGGGATTTAAGGTTGTGAGACACACTTATTCGAAATAAGGATAGAATTCCTCAAGTATATTTAGGATTTCTGATAATTATAAACAATTCGGAACATTTTCAGGGGGATTTTGTGAAGAAGCAAACAAATGCTGTAAAGACCTCCTTTAATTTAGCTGTTTTTTCATTAATTGGAATTGGCTGGGAATAACCGGAGCAAGCCGTGATCAGCGGATTTTCGGGATTTTTTCCTGCACAGCTTAGTCTTTAAATACCCCGTTATCTGGTCCTGAAACCTTTGGTGAGTTTGGTGATGTAAAATGTTTGTAAAAGCTTACAAGAAGTAGAGTGGATAAGATAAAAAAGAAGAACCTTGACGGAAAATAAGTGTCGATTAAGAAAAATAAGACATTTTGCATTACAAAAGCGGCTATTATTCATTAATCCGCCTATTTCCTCTCATTCTCCACCTTTCGTTCTTTTAAAATTTATTACATTACATTTAGACTGTTATGAAGTTGAGGGCATGAGTACTGAATATGGTCAGCACATAACTAATTTTCCCATCACTAAGGATGTAAATGTTTGACAAATCCAGTAAAATTCCAGAGGATTATGTACAGGGTTAATGAATCGAAAATTCGTTAGGAAGGGAAATTGATTCATCCATAGCTCTTTGGTTATTACAAAGTAGAGCTGAGCAAAGATAAGAATTCTATTATTCTAAATAACCATCAGGAGGTTTTCAAAATGACAAAAGCGATGAAATCGATTCTTTTATTGTTTATGCTTTCGATTGTACTGACTGCGTGCAGTTCAAATACAGAAGGGAACAGCAATGATTCCAGCAGTGATGATCCTTCTTCCAGTGAAGAAAAAGCTGATGGAGAACCAACAGAATCAGAAGGCTCATCAAATTTTGAAGATCTGGGAATGGGAGATACAGTTGATCTTGATACCAATGTCGGAAGCTTTAAGGTGACGCTGACTGGTGCAGAAATGAAGGATAAGGTGCAAGGAGAACCTACACAGCAAGGGACGTATGTGATCACAAAGCTCAAGATTGAGAATACAGGCGACGAACCTTTGAAAGTGGAGGATCCCATCAGCTCGATGAGTCTGTATAACGATACGAAAGAATCGGACGTTGCCTGGCTCCTTTTGGGTGATCAGAAAGAATGGAAAGGGGAACTGCAGCCGGGAGAGTCTTCATCAGGAGAATTAACGTTTGATACGGAGAAAACGCAGAATTATGAATTAGCGTTAAGGTACGTAGATGGAGAAGGCAAGACGCTTCGCTGGAAATTCTCAGCAAACGAAATGAAATAGATTCTTTATTGTTCATAGAGGAAGAGAGATTACTTAGGTTA
This Halobacillus salinarum DNA region includes the following protein-coding sequences:
- the ectA gene encoding diaminobutyrate acetyltransferase, whose product is MISSTATDLPGKAETITFSIPTLEDGRAMWELVDNSTLDQNSVYKYLLMSEFYAETCVVAKERDKLVGFVTALIPPNHPDVVFVWQIGVDSSQRGKGIASKLLNELMNRPACADVHYLEATVTPSNEASQSLFKGMAREHQTNCKITERFSDELFPSEDHEEELNFRIGPFKK
- a CDS encoding DUF4352 domain-containing protein, giving the protein MTKAMKSILLLFMLSIVLTACSSNTEGNSNDSSSDDPSSSEEKADGEPTESEGSSNFEDLGMGDTVDLDTNVGSFKVTLTGAEMKDKVQGEPTQQGTYVITKLKIENTGDEPLKVEDPISSMSLYNDTKESDVAWLLLGDQKEWKGELQPGESSSGELTFDTEKTQNYELALRYVDGEGKTLRWKFSANEMK